The stretch of DNA CAACACGGTCTTAGCCCAGCCGCCAGTGGGTTTCTGCGGGAGGAAACAAGACACAGGTTTAAAAGCCTCTCCTCTCTCTGGTACTTTCTTTGATCTGTTGAGCACTTACCGCACAGCCGTCTTGGATGACGGTGTACCGCAGGCGGTTGCTGCCCTGGGCCCTCAGCTCCTGACCGTTTGCGCCTCTTAGAACCAGGGCCTTCTTCAGGTAGCCCTTGCCGTCTTTGTAGGCCACGCTGTTCTTGCAGTGGTAGGTGATGCTCTGGCGGGACTCCTTGGAGAGAAGCTGCAGCAGCTTCACTTGGACCGCCACCACGTTTGGCTTTTCCTCGCCGTTACCGTAGAGGAACTGAAAGGGTTGGAAACCATAAAGTAAATTCTCCTGCATCCACAATATTTCCCACAGAAGTTAGTTTGGTTGGACACGGTATGGGTTACATCCGTAAACACTTAAAGGGGGacagcactttttgggggggaattttgcctattgttcacaaccattatgagagacaaaaacacaaatgtattttttttttaaatgatttaaaaaacgcttgaaagaacTGACTAATGGAAGTCACCTTTGTAGCCATTAAAGCCCTTTTAAAAACCCTGCAACAAAAAGTTTGGtatacacagtgcaagtatatatatatatatatatatatatatatatatatatatatatatatatatatatatatatatatatatatatatatatatatatatatatatatatgtaagtatgtatatatatatatataaatatatgtatgtatatgtatgtatgtatgtatgtatatatatatgtaccggtatgtatatatatgtatgtatgtatatatgtaaatatatatgtatgtatgtatatatataaatatatatatacttgcatatatgtgtatatatatgtatgtgtatatatatatatatacttgcatatatgtgtatatatatgtatgtatatatatatatatatatttatttatatatacatatatatatatatatatatatatatatatatatatatatatatataaatgtatgtatgtatgtgtatatatatatatatatatatatatatatatatatatatatatatatatatatacatgtatgtatgtatatgtatatatatatatatatatatatatatacatgtatgtgtatatatatatatatatatatatatatatatatatatatatagtatatatatatatatatatatatatatatatatatatatatatatatatatatatatatatatatatatacatgtatgtatgtatatatatatatatatatatatatgtatatatatatatatatatatacatatatgtgtgtgtgtgtgtgtgtgtgtgtgtgtatgtatttaccttaggtcaggaaaaaacacagaggctatttcatccctacaagcctgtttcgcatgaaaatagcccctgtgttttttcctgacctaacgtatattccgctctaccccggtatcgagcactgtataatggatcaCAAaagcctcgactatatatatatatatatatatatatatatatatatatatatatatatatatatatatatatatatatatatatatatatataatatatatatatatatatatatatatatatatatatatatatatatatatatataaatatacacatacatacatatacgtacagtatatgtgtatatatgtatgtacatgtgtatatatacatacatatatatatatatatatatatatatatatatatatatatatatatatatatatatatatatatgtatgtacagtatatacctgtatatatatatatatatacctatatatatatatatatatatatatatatatatatatatatatatatatatgtatatatatttatatatatatatatatatatatatatgtgtgtgtgtgtgtgtatgtatttaccttaggtcaggaaaaaacacagaggctatttcatccctacaagcctgtttcgcatgaaaatagcccctgtgttttttcctgacctaacgtatattccgctctaccccggtatcgagcactgtataacggatcaCAAaagcctcgactatatatatatatatatatatatatatatatatatatatatatatatatatatatacacatacatacatatacgtacagtatatgtgtatatatgtatgtacatgtgtacagtatatacctgtatatatatatatgtacagtatatacctgtatatatatatatatatatatatatatatatatatatatatatatatatatatatatatatatatatatatatatatatatatatatatatatatatatatatatatatatatatatatatatatatataatgtgtctaTAATGCAGCAACATTACGTTCtaaactatatgtaatatgtaccatatttacagtattttggtcattttatgcattactgGAACTTCCTtctcgcatttatttccgtttccataacagcacacttccgacttcgacaacaaatgtgtgttcctacttccggaaacaaacgcgagtgaGTTCTAAACATGGCAGACTCAGTAGTAGATGACTAAGACGACTATTTTTTCAAAAATGCTGCTAGAGCTGGAAAGACTATAAAAGGAAGTAAGCAAGGCTAGCAGGAAGTAAGCAAGGCTAGCAGGAAGTAAGCAaggctagcaggaagttagcAAGGCTAGCAGGAAGTTATTAGCTTGGCTACTGGGAGTGACACACCTAAGGGGTATTCATCTTTGAAGACAAAAGTGAAACGACCAGAAGAAAGAGGTCTGGATGAAgggtatttttttgtcttttgggtGCTCAAtaaatagtgtaatatatttgctaCAACGCCCCTGATAGCTTAGCTTATACTTCCTGCTCGCCTGCCCAAACTCTGTTTTGTTCTTCTCttctgtatttgttttttttgtgttttgggaTATTTTGTGTCACTTTGATACGTTTTGTGGTtaaaagatgctaaaaccaatccacTGTAGGTAAATATATCTAAAGAAAACATCCACATCTCACCTTTGTGTGATAAGTGATATAGCAAAATGAGTGTAATATTGAATAATAATCCAATCAATAATGCATTTAGTAAATTTCAGAATACACTGAATGTCAATGAAAAAAACAGCCGTAGGCCTGTGCTAAACCATTGCCATTACCATAAACGTACCACACTACGGTGATTTTACACCTAAACAACAGCAAAATAAACCTCTCTCTCTTACCAGCATGTTCCCACTCTTTTAAATGTAACAATGAAATGACTATTTTCTGTCATTGACCAGTGTTTATCGGCACCCTGCACAAGTGAATCGTACAGTTGGAACCGGTATATTAAAATGGAAGGCTACATTGTATTATTTGTGACATTTTTACAATGAACACAGAATATATATCCAACTGAAAACACTACTGCTTGGAGGATTCAGAGTCCACATAGAACGACATGTTATCAACATCACTTCAATTAAAATCAGTATCTGCTTACTCGTGTTCCGCCGTTAATGTGGGCTCCGAACCAGATGGGTTTGTTGGCGGTGGGAGTGGATTTTGTCCACCAGGATTTGCGGGAAATGTTGGCTGGATTAGCAGAGATGCAAGTTTCACCACTTTCCATGTTGCAGAAGACTTTGATGGCATCTTTTGTGTTTCCTTGGTTTGGATCGATCCAGTACTCGCCTTTGACCAAACAGAAGTTATGTTAATATAACTAaggtttatttgttttaaacctgTACCAAAATAGTGAGAGAACAATTCTTACCATTTGTTTTCTGAGGATAGCATTGCTTGATGTCCTGACATGTTTTTGCAGGGTTCTCTTTGGTCCCATCCGGACTACGGAGGTTCTGCAAATGCCTGTTGAGGGTCTTGAGCGCAACATCGACGACGGCGGGATTCCGATTAGGACGGGCCTCGTCTTTGTTAAATTCTGGGAGCGGAGGAGGGTTGACTGTGTCGTCATCCTTAAAGAACTCCACAGCCTCTGTCACGCCTTTGACATTATAATCCATAGGAGCTTCAAAGAATTCCCTCATAGCCGCACTGGGTGATCCAGGTGGACCTGGAGGACCTTGAGGTCCTGGTTCTCCTTGGGGACCCTGACAATGGAAGGGAAATACCATGGTCTACTCTGCAGGAAGAAAGCTCAACTTTGTACTCGTGTCTCACCTGGATGCCAATGTCGCCACTGGCTCCCCTGCTTCCTGGGGCTCCCATTGCTCCTGGCTGGCCTATGTTCCCCTCCTTTCCAGATGGACCCGACACTCCTGGAGGGCCCTGTGTAAGGATAAGAAGATATACTGTACAGTAAAACCTGTTtgtgtcgacataagcggttgttgaTATAACAGCAACCAAAATTAGCCATTGCCTGCAGGTTTCCTTTGTCCAGAGACTTACGAAAAATAGGcgataatacaatattttttaaccTACGGCCATTAGTTGGTATTGCGACATCTTACCCTTGGTCCAGATGGTCCAACAATACCTCGAGCACCCACATCTCCAGAAGCACCCTGAAGAAAAAAGGAGCAACAGTGGTCTTGGTTTGTAATCTTTTCTCTTCACCAACAAATAGACGCTTttgagataaaaaaaacaacatgatctTACAGCGTTTCCTGGCAGACCTTGGAGACCAGTAAAACCAATGTGACCTTTCTGGCCCTTCTCTCCTTGTTCACCAGCTGATCCTTTGTCTCCCTGTGGTCCTTGTGGGCCCTAGAGGACATTTTAAAAGTGGTGACATGTTTTGTTTAATGATAGAGAAAGATATACTGGGGAGGGTTCGCACCACTTTGCCTCGGACTCCAGGTGCTCCATGGGGTCCCGGAGAGCCTTTGCCACCCTAAACCCATTACACACAAGTTAGCAATTACAAAGATACCATCATGCTGCTGTTGCCATGTATGCTAAAGTGATTTTGACTTACTTTTTCACCTCTTTGACCTGGACTACCCGTAACTCCGACTGGACCCTCATTTCCTAAAGAACCTGGGCCTCCTGCCAAACCCTCAGGACCAGCATCACCTCGATCACCCTGTAAAGTCACACAATGCTGATGCGCGTACACTTGCGCATGCTGTCAGGTCCAGTCACAGGTTTACACCTACCCTTTCTCCTACAAGTCCGTCGGTCCCTGGAGGTCCTTCTTCACCAGTAACGCCCTGATTGCGACACACACGCCAAATGTCATGAAATGAAAAAACTACAAATTAACTACAGAACACTGCACTGCTAACTTGACAACCTCAGGACCAGCATCTCCTCTTGCCCCGGTAGCTCCCGGTGGACCAACTCCAGCAGGGGGACCTTTGCCGCCTTGAACTCCAGGAGTTCCATCTTTTCCAGGTAGACCCTAATTTCAAAAGAGGATAATGTTTCACCTACCCAGGTGGTTTATGGTAAGGTGGCTCCTACATACCGCGGGTCCAGGCAGGCCTGGCATTCCTCCCTCTCCTCTGACTCCATGTTCACCAACAACACCTCGCTGTCCTGTGGCACCAGCTGTTCCCGGAGGTCCAGTAAGACCCTGGCAAATGTGAACAAGAGCAACCAAGCATTTTGGATGTGTCGCAGGCAGGCGATGTAATCAAACTCTTGTCTACTCACTGGAGAACCGTCGTCTCCAGATTCGCCCTTCTCTCCAGAGCCACCTGCAGGGCCTGGAGCACCAATCTCTCCCTGAAGACCATTGGCCCCATTTTCACCACGAATACCAGAGGGGCCCTGTTTTCCTGGCGAACCAATGGGCCCGTCTGCACCGACAGCTCCCTGGCACATGCAAACAATCCCCAGTTATACTAAAATTCAATTTACTTCTGATTTCTATAACACTTTCTCTACAAATGTGTACTTACAAGTGAACCAGGTGGTCCCACACCTCCAGGTAAGCCAGGGAACCCAGAAGAACCCTTAGGAAAGAGAACATTTCCAATGAAACAGAACATTTTCAATCGGTCCAAAACAGTACCGATGTAATTATACGTAGTACGACTTACCGCTGACCCCTGTGTTCCTCTGCCACCTTTCAGTCCAGTCAAACCAACTGGACCCTAAAACAAACATCTCCATTAATCTGTCTCTTTATCAATGTTGTTGGTTGTGGTCCTAGTACTATTGCACACCTGTACACCTGGTATTCCAAATATTCCTGGTGGTCCAGGTGGTCCTGCCTCTCCTTTAAGACCTTGTTCTCCGGTGTCACCTTTAGCACCAGGCTGACCCTCAGCACCCTACAGACGTCAAAAAGTAAGTAATCTGACCTTTGGACCCATTATGTGGTAAAATGTTTTGGAATAATGACTTACTGATGGTCCAGGGAAACCGGCGGCACCAGTTGAACCAGGTTGACCTCCCATACCCTGTTAATGTCACACACTTGAAAGTTAGAAGTCACAATGAGATGATCAGTTCATAACTGTGTTGGGCCGTCAGGAACAGCAATGTCTTCTCTGTTGGTCTAACATAAATTCTGAccattttatttaatgttttatttactttccctaaatatgtaaaagtattcatcaCATTCTCCTCATGACCTATTAGGTTtcagtgttgctgtttttacaaaatagcttttatccaatcagaattcggctagcttgttgccagtgttgtatgaaatctgcccgaggcctctGAATCAACAACGTGGCAGTCTGTGCAGTGTAGGTGAAcaaggcacatacagttgatagacagttgcaatagacaatcagatcacaagttgttgacagtaaccTTTCTAAGTTGCTTCACGTTGAAACGTCAAACGTGACTTTTATGCCTCCTGTGATTGAATCACTATCCAACCGCCCCCAGAGGGTGCAGTTGGGCCGCCACGTCATCGAGTCTATACCTCAGCACCGGCTCTCCAcaaggctgcgtgctgagccccctacTCTACTCCCTCTACACATACGACTGCACACCTGCCCACTCCAGCAACTCCGTCATCAAATTTGCGGATGACACCCCCGTAGTGGGGCTCATCTCAGGGGGACACGAGGCCGCATATCGGGACGAGGTGGAGAAGCTCTCGGAGTGGTGCACAGTAAACAACCTGGCCCTGAACACctccaagaccaaggagctggtcatagaCTTCAGGAGGAAAAAAACGGACATCCTGCCCCTGGTCATCAGCGGTGACTGCGTGGAGAGGGTCTCCGACTTCCGCTTCCTGGGAGTCCACCTGGACGACGACCTAACCTGGAGCACCAACACCATGGCTACCATCAAGAAGGCACACCAGAGACTGCACTTCCTGAGAGTACTCAGGAACAACCACCTCTCACAGGAactgctggtgtccttctaccggtGCTCTATTGAGAGCATCCTGACCTACTGCATCTGCGTGTGGTTCAGCAGCTGCACGGCCGCAGAGAGAACGGCGCTCCAGAGGGTCGTAAAGACCACCCAGAAGATCATCGGATGCCCCCTCCCCTTCCTGACTGACCTGTACAGCTCCCGCTGTCTCAGGAAAGCACAGAGCACCCTGAAAGACCCATCCCACCTAGAACTGCTACCCTCGGGCAGACGCCATGACTACCGGTACTTCTATGACTCACAAATCAGTCATCCAATCACAAGTTATGAGTTGTGACAGCAAAAAGTACCGCACCGCACAAGGCTCACAGAGAAAACTGATATCTACTTGCTTTTTTAACCCACAAGGAAGAAGAGCAAAACGTTAATTAGGTTTCAGGTATATATTTGCATGGCCACTTTCAAGAAAGACATTTCAAGAGAAACTAGAGCTCATGAGACAAGGTCCAATCCAACCAACCAACTATGAGCGGCACCCCTGGCCGTAGGCCGTAGGCCAGGGGTGCTGCAAATTGTGAATTTAAATTgtttatttctttgttttttcaCGTTTGATATGTTTTTACCATTATTTACATTTTACCAGTACCACgttaatatgttttaattgctggtaAAATTGCTTTAATTGGTTTATTGATTTTAAATGCACCGGAAaatagcctgttttgtacactatTGAGGTGATTCAAGTGTGTTTCTCGAGTCGTGGTCATTTGGTGACATAACTTATGGTATTATCAGAGGTATTTattaaagtcggactaagtaggacaccATTGAAGGCCTTGGTGGGAAATGTACGGCCCACCACTGGTTTATAATAATAAAAGGGTTTTAATCACCGGTACTCCTCTAGTCCCTCGACGGCCATTGGGTCCCGGTGATCCTGGTTCACCCTGACATACACAATAGCATGTCAAATATTGTTGACATTGTTACCTGTACATGATATTGGGTTTTTAAACTGTAAAATATCAGGAAGTCTCACCTTGGCACCATTGGGACCAGTGGAACCTGGAGGTCCAACAGGACCAGATCCGCCCTTTGAAAGGAAAATGTTTGTGTTATTTGTAAGAAGATACTCATCCAACACATTTATACACAACTCACCCGAGCGCCATCAACTCCAGCTTTGCCTTCTTGTCCTGCATCCCCAACAGAGCCCTGagaaacaagatttttttttggATTCGGGAGTAGAACTTTGACGTTGCTTTGCCGATAATGATGATGCAGGAGACACTCACCACATCCCCCTTTGGTCCTGAAGCTCCTGAGATGCCTCTTTCCCCTGGCATCCCCTGAAGTCCTGGACTTCCTGCTTCTCCAAAAGCTCCCTTGGTACCTGGATTCCCCTAAAATACACAGGTTTTTCAGATCAGTAAAATTTAACTGCCAGAACTTGAACAAGTAAACATTGGTGACGAGTCTCAGACCAATACCTTTAGTCCATCTGGGCCTGGGCTACCTGGACTACCTTTTGACCCCAGCAGTCCATTGGGTCCAGTTTCACCTCTTCCACCTGGAGCACCTCTTTCTCCCTGGTAAGAAATAATTGTTCCATGATGCTCTGGAAGTAGATTCAAACTTGACAATCTAGAATCTGTACAAGCTCTGTTAACTTACTCTCAATCCTGAAGCTCCATCAGCTCCTTCCTCTCCGACAAGTCCCTAGAAGCAACATGAAAAATACTTCATTTCCAGGCCACAAAAGTTCTGTTGTCAATTATTTGGCccagaaaaacaaacaaagacagtAAATTGCTTGATTTACTCATATACCTCATTTCCTGGTTTGCCAGATTCTCCAGGTGGGCCGGGCACTCCAGGCAAACCCTaagcacacccacacacatatgaattgtatactgtatataaagaAGCATATTCACATGTAAGTTGAATTCTAAATGCTATGAATTGGTATGTCACCTGGAACCCAATCGGTCCCTGGGGTCCCTGCTCGCCTCTCTTTCCTGCAGAGCCCTGGGGGAGACAATATTGATGGTAGCGTTACAAAAGGcaaactttggaatatttaagacgAGGACACCTTTAACATGATTTGACAGTATATGTAGAGTAAATGATTCTGTATTCTATATTGGGTACTTTCCAAACAATATAATGGACAATTTATTTTGTTATGACCATGCAAATTTGATATTATAATCACAGTGGCTTCAGTATCCATATTGATGTAGTATTGGATTGAGTTAACGGAAATCGACTGcctttctgttacaaacagatcTGCAAAGTTGTACATTTCTGTAGTTCATTCCCATGTATATTTTTAAATTCCCAGATATTCCGACTTTGAAAAGTCTGAAAGTTATTTTCATCAACTTAAAGTAATGACATTGTTGCAATTTGCCGTGAATGAGCTGCTTACCGCTGGGCCAGTTGCACCGGCAGCACCCTCCTCGCCATTTTTTCCGTTGACTCCCTTGAGGAAAATCACAGAGCGTTATCCTTGGTTTTAGCCTCCTAATGGATTCAAAAggacagtggaacctccaaagtgaaattacacacttaaaaaaattgtttaaagaaTTAACTCcatacatttgtttttggttttaccttaatttagttttatttcattttattatacaGTAGTCAGAATGCCTCTGCAAGAATAATAACATTTTCTGAACAGTTATTAAATGTTTTATGATggcataaaccaggggtgtccaaactttttccactgagggccgcacacggaaaaattaaagcatgtgggggccattttgatatttttcattttcaaaccataacaaaatatatgcatttttttatttattttacctttaggggtcccggggaccataaagggtctcactcattaaaatgttaaaaataagtcagattattatttttttaaaattatttaacgcttacagtaaatctctatatcaacttcaggttgatataaagtaatacaaattaaaaaaaatgttttatggcttttctgtcaaaaacaacttagttttttttatagtaaaactgaagtatgcagtatttagtaattagagccctaaaagatcaataatgcaggacaccattgattttactgcgatgacgtggcgacttgtccagggtgtaccccgccttccgcccgattgtagctgagataggctccggcgccccccgcgaccccgaagggaaaaagcggtagaaaatggatggatggtatggaccattgattttaattatttcatatttttgagtaatcacagtgaaaagataaataaaaaatcactaaatatatttgggatccaaaaggtgccccactcgtaaagtgatacatttttattatgtttttcatatttgtacatgtcgtatttgctgatgttgctctgttgttgttgttgttgttgtgtttgctgttgttgtttttgtctctctgtctaatccccctcttgtccccacaattcccccctctgtcttcctttttctctctttctatcccctcctgctccggcccggctgcaccaaatgattatataaatacatttaataaagtcaaaatacaagtaaggcaacaagagaagtatcctacacttctcttttgtaaagtaaatctgaacagccgatatgggcatctacatctacatctgctatatgatttgcccgagaagctgggcaggactttataaaaaaaaaattttttaaaattattatgtttttcttttcctttcaacacttaagttacgagatcaacttcatatatatctgtccattttatgatgaaactattattttgtttgttttatgcgcttttgtcaaagaaaactttgatgtttttatatggccactacacaatatatgcaatatttaccacataaaacattttaaagtgaaatatttaaagtaattggagccctgaaaataattcattataacatggatttttttgtcaacattgcaactttttctcgttagatttcacctcattccactttttttaatgtttttttatttatttttacaatagtatttccagaatgtgtggcgggccggtaaacaattagctgcgggccgcaaatgtcccccgggccgcactttggacacccctggcttaaaccaAAACGCATTCACTTTACATTACTGTATATCCTATGGGGGGAAAACAAATTTTAAATAGCTACCGCGTAGTCAACCAACAACATGAAATGGACTTTGCAGTTTCCAttgtacatttatttaaaaatgataaataaataacctACTCTTTGACCGGGTTGGCCAGAACTGCCAGCCTCACCAATCTTCCCGCCATCCCCCTGAAAGTTACAGAGGGGTCAATCTTGTCCAAAACACTGAAAAACACGTTTGTGATATCAAACATGGCCAAGTCATACTGACAGAAAGGCCTTTTGGTCCTGGCTGGCCCATGGGTCCAGCTAAACCTCGACCTCCTGTAGAACCAGCTGGTCCCGGTTTGCCGTCGTCACCTGCTGCGCCCTGAGGAAACCGAATGAAAAGCTTATAAATGCCACACTATCTGGTGCAAGAATCCCAAAGAGAATGCTTGCAAACCTGCGGCCCTGGCTTGCCTTCTGATCCTTCGGCGCCAATAATTCCAGACAGGCCCTGTGAGATAACATGTCGCACCAGGATTGGACTTATTTCTCCTGGCTAAACATACCAATATGAAGTTTAATAAGGCTACAGTATGCCTGTCTTACCCGAGCGCCAGTTAAACCGGTCTCTCCAGGGCGTCCTGCATCTCCTTCCAGGCCTTTAGTGCCAGTTGTTCCTGACGGGCCTCTCTCACCCTGTGCTCCCTGGGACAATCAAGCACCAATACAACATGACAAGGTGACAATATCAAACATGTCAGCCTAGTTTGCACAGGAGGCTATCTCACCTTTGCACCAGCAAAACCATCTGTGCCAGGGAACCCGCGATTACCAGGGGTACCCTAGAGCCAATCCATAAAATATAATCACGTGACCATTGAGGGACAATGGCAATTGTTGCTGCATAATGTGAACAACCACTGTTACGACAAGTGGGTTCCACTCACAGTCTCGCCTGAGGGTCCTGGGTCACCCACAGACCCAGCATCACCTCGAGGTCCACGTTTTCCATCATCTCCCATAGGACCGAGCACACCTGGAATGCCGTGGTCCCCCTGATAGGAAGCAACAATCACACAAGGTTGATCTTCTGTGCACTAAGCTACAGTTGAAGTAATTTGTCATGTTTGGACGTCAAATGTTTCCGTACTCTTTCGCCTTTAAGTCCAGCGTCTCCTTTGACACCAGCCACGCCACCATCCCCCTGGAGAAAAGATGACCCATGTCACGACTCCAGTAAGTAGCAAAAGGCAGAAAAAAGGCTTGTTAAAATGTCTTACATCTTGGCCTTTTGGTCCATATACTCCTGTGGTTCCCTGAGGGCCTGGGGGCCCAACTGGACCTAAAAGCCCCGATGGACCCTGGACACCTGACAAACCCTAGAAAGAAATGACATATTGAAACCAAACTAAATTGGTGGCATCA from Entelurus aequoreus isolate RoL-2023_Sb linkage group LG01, RoL_Eaeq_v1.1, whole genome shotgun sequence encodes:
- the LOC133660060 gene encoding collagen alpha-2(V) chain-like isoform X1, with the translated sequence MRSSPRFLIVIHIDVPLGCCFTLRVVLLFLIPTKVLLVSQPFYATDSSCITPSILWILGSSGLDAVARYCPGVCEVPRIAWRADMGPWITVLLAAIALTQVVTVSCQEDTKSDSCVDNGQVYANKEMWSPEPCRICVCESGSAMCEAVVCDDLGDCAQTVTPEGECCPTCVTPASVSTADPPAAPAEKEGVSCEVEGELHPHNDIWRPVACSVCVCDNGVSICSDVQCEVVPDCHKMVTPEGECCPVCENLASATRHIEIMNYRGEKGEPGDIPHLVGITGPQGPHGRPGAQGKSGQRGFKGRRGYPGPQGFDGEPGIPGNPGESGPPGYPSLPGGNFVSQMASGFNEKSAGQTAMLTSNRGEAGPRGAPGASGVTGPSGGQGLPGEHGEPGHMGEQGVRGPEGLTGKPGTDGETGPVGATGENGFPGSLGARGLPGTPGLPGHKGHKGLHGTIGPRGVSGPVGVKGGSGTSGAMGASGPVGPPGLLGERGRAGQSGSPGKRGVSGHVGKPGPLGPIGIAGVPGFPGALGQKGEVGPLGVRGSLGQQGPRGDAGHAGPPGPTGQQGALGPDGAPGARGITGLSGVQGPSGLLGPVGPPGPQGTTGVYGPKGQDGDGGVAGVKGDAGLKGERGDHGIPGVLGPMGDDGKRGPRGDAGSVGDPGPSGETGTPGNRGFPGTDGFAGAKGAQGERGPSGTTGTKGLEGDAGRPGETGLTGARGLSGIIGAEGSEGKPGPQGAAGDDGKPGPAGSTGGRGLAGPMGQPGPKGLSGDGGKIGEAGSSGQPGQRGVNGKNGEEGAAGATGPAGSAGKRGEQGPQGPIGFQGLPGVPGPPGESGKPGNEGLVGEEGADGASGLRGERGAPGGRGETGPNGLLGSKGSPGSPGPDGLKGNPGTKGAFGEAGSPGLQGMPGERGISGASGPKGDVGSVGDAGQEGKAGVDGARGGSGPVGPPGSTGPNGAKGEPGSPGPNGRRGTRGVPGMGGQPGSTGAAGFPGPSGAEGQPGAKGDTGEQGLKGEAGPPGPPGIFGIPGVQGPVGLTGLKGGRGTQGSAGSSGFPGLPGGVGPPGSLGAVGADGPIGSPGKQGPSGIRGENGANGLQGEIGAPGPAGGSGEKGESGDDGSPGLTGPPGTAGATGQRGVVGEHGVRGEGGMPGLPGPAGLPGKDGTPGVQGGKGPPAGVGPPGATGARGDAGPEGVTGEEGPPGTDGLVGERGDRGDAGPEGLAGGPGSLGNEGPVGVTGSPGQRGEKGGKGSPGPHGAPGVRGKVGPQGPQGDKGSAGEQGEKGQKGHIGFTGLQGLPGNAGASGDVGARGIVGPSGPRGPPGVSGPSGKEGNIGQPGAMGAPGSRGASGDIGIQGPQGEPGPQGPPGPPGSPSAAMREFFEAPMDYNVKGVTEAVEFFKDDDTVNPPPLPEFNKDEARPNRNPAVVDVALKTLNRHLQNLRSPDGTKENPAKTCQDIKQCYPQKTNGEYWIDPNQGNTKDAIKVFCNMESGETCISANPANISRKSWWTKSTPTANKPIWFGAHINGGTRFLYGNGEEKPNVVAVQVKLLQLLSKESRQSITYHCKNSVAYKDGKGYLKKALVLRGANGQELRAQGSNRLRYTVIQDGCAKPTGGWAKTVLEYRTQTQSGCPLWTWRPWTLERPIRSSASTSDLCVSHKSSNGGGGDYNFFCMTIRENDSTSCERASG